One stretch of Lacrimispora sphenoides DNA includes these proteins:
- a CDS encoding RrF2 family transcriptional regulator encodes MKLQITTDYAIRVIIYLAQNEDKVTTVKEMAERLGITGNYLIKIVTRLKQEGYIKSIQGPTGGYYLVKKTEDITLYDIVLVIEGEIRINRCLEEDGYCSRDASQYCPVHKIFESVQNDLIASLKRAKISEILKAGDEML; translated from the coding sequence ATGAAATTACAGATCACAACAGATTATGCAATTCGAGTCATCATTTATTTAGCCCAGAATGAGGATAAAGTGACGACCGTAAAAGAAATGGCTGAGAGGCTGGGCATTACTGGTAATTATCTTATTAAAATTGTTACGCGTCTCAAACAAGAGGGTTACATAAAGTCTATACAGGGACCTACCGGGGGATATTATCTGGTGAAAAAAACGGAAGATATTACACTGTATGATATCGTTCTGGTGATAGAGGGAGAAATTCGTATTAACCGCTGTCTGGAAGAGGACGGGTATTGCAGTAGAGATGCTTCGCAGTACTGCCCCGTACATAAAATTTTTGAGTCTGTCCAGAATGATTTGATTGCCAGTTTAAAAAGAGCAAAGATCAGTGAGATTTTGAAAGCCGGGGATGAGATGCTATAG